A region of Streptomyces paludis DNA encodes the following proteins:
- a CDS encoding helix-turn-helix domain-containing protein, whose product MAKRAFPPSVRQRRLGAELRRLREHAELSVTKAAALLGSSQPQVSSVELGHFAVSADRVRAMARSYTCTDEALIDALAEMTGGRTRGWWDEYRDILPADTLDLAELEHHATAMRTAAVIHLPGVLQTRAHAHAVISDVVPTLSPPEVEHRVSYRIKRQAVLYRENPTPLTAIIHEAALRMGFGGPDVARAQLKTLLDLSEHEHITIRVVPFGASTFPSSGQGIHHMAGAIPALDTVQLDTDHGSAFLDNQPQLVKYRTVLDRMEGCSLKPAASRTLIRRLAQDI is encoded by the coding sequence ATGGCTAAGAGGGCCTTCCCGCCATCGGTACGGCAGCGGCGGCTTGGCGCCGAACTGCGCAGGCTGCGGGAGCATGCCGAGCTGTCCGTGACAAAAGCGGCGGCGCTCCTCGGCTCCTCCCAACCGCAGGTCAGCAGCGTTGAATTGGGCCACTTCGCGGTGAGTGCCGACCGGGTCCGGGCCATGGCCCGCAGCTACACCTGCACCGATGAAGCCCTGATCGACGCGCTCGCGGAGATGACGGGAGGCCGGACGCGCGGCTGGTGGGACGAGTACCGCGACATACTGCCGGCCGACACGCTCGACCTGGCGGAACTGGAACACCACGCCACCGCGATGCGCACGGCGGCGGTGATCCATCTACCGGGCGTGCTCCAGACCCGCGCCCACGCGCACGCCGTGATCAGCGATGTCGTGCCGACGCTCTCACCGCCCGAAGTGGAGCACCGGGTCTCGTACCGCATCAAGCGGCAGGCGGTGCTCTACCGCGAGAACCCGACGCCGCTGACGGCGATCATCCATGAGGCGGCCCTGCGTATGGGCTTCGGCGGACCGGATGTGGCACGCGCGCAGCTGAAGACCCTTCTCGACCTGAGCGAGCACGAGCACATCACCATCCGGGTGGTCCCGTTCGGCGCGAGCACCTTCCCCAGCTCCGGGCAGGGCATCCACCACATGGCCGGTGCGATCCCCGCCCTGGACACCGTCCAGCTGGACACGGACCATGGTTCCGCGTTCCTCGACAATCAGCCCCAGTTGGTGAAGTACCGGACCGTTCTGGACCGCATGGAGGGCTGTAGCCTCAAGCCCGCAGCGTCCCGAACCTTGATCCGTCGGCTCGCACAAGACATCTGA
- a CDS encoding DUF397 domain-containing protein — translation MSALNWQKSSFSGEAANCINVAADDDGNIKLVESDSPDIIVTTTPEKLKAFILGIKAGEFDHFAEEPPTTPDA, via the coding sequence GTGTCCGCCCTCAACTGGCAGAAGTCCTCCTTCAGTGGCGAGGCAGCCAACTGCATCAACGTCGCCGCCGATGACGACGGCAACATCAAGCTCGTGGAGAGCGACAGCCCGGACATCATCGTCACCACCACCCCCGAGAAGCTCAAAGCCTTCATCCTCGGCATCAAGGCAGGCGAGTTCGACCACTTCGCCGAGGAACCCCCCACCACTCCCGACGCCTGA
- a CDS encoding polysaccharide deacetylase family protein, whose translation MDRRAATLMATATLLAVTASVTTTAHAATAPAAAVDCRKVKCVALTFDDGPASYTNRLLGLLKDYDAKATFYVVGQNVASKPDLVRKEAAAGHQIGNHSWNHPDLTKLTTAQIKSQLSRTDKAVKDATGKSPTTLRPPYGAQNAKVRSAAGRPLVNWSVDTLDWKHRDAAKVAAAVKKYTKPGDIVLMHDIHKTTVDAMPKILADLKSRGYRFVTVDQLFAPTKLKAGTVYYNNRGAYRP comes from the coding sequence ATGGACAGACGAGCCGCCACCCTGATGGCCACCGCCACCCTGCTGGCCGTCACCGCTTCCGTCACCACTACCGCGCACGCCGCCACGGCCCCGGCCGCGGCTGTGGACTGTCGTAAGGTCAAGTGCGTCGCGCTGACCTTCGACGACGGTCCCGCCTCGTACACCAACCGGCTGTTGGGGCTGCTGAAGGACTACGACGCCAAGGCCACCTTCTACGTCGTCGGCCAGAACGTCGCGAGCAAGCCCGACCTTGTGCGGAAGGAAGCCGCCGCCGGGCATCAGATAGGCAACCACAGCTGGAACCATCCCGATCTGACCAAGCTGACCACCGCTCAGATCAAGTCGCAGCTCTCGCGTACGGACAAGGCGGTCAAGGACGCCACCGGCAAGTCGCCGACGACCCTGCGTCCGCCCTACGGCGCGCAGAACGCCAAGGTCCGCTCCGCCGCCGGGCGGCCGTTGGTCAACTGGAGTGTGGACACGCTGGACTGGAAGCACCGGGACGCGGCCAAGGTCGCCGCCGCCGTCAAGAAGTACACCAAGCCCGGTGACATCGTGCTCATGCACGACATACACAAGACCACCGTGGACGCGATGCCCAAGATCCTCGCGGACCTCAAGTCGCGGGGGTACCGGTTCGTGACGGTCGATCAGCTCTTCGCGCCCACCAAGCTCAAGGCCGGCACGGTCTACTACAACAACCGGGGTGCTTACCGCCCCTGA